TGAGCTGGTTTCGGAGCCCATCAGCGTTCCAACCTTTTCGGCCACGTCCAACGCTTACAACAGCGTCGTGACCGCTGTGGAAACGCTGGTGAGGCAGGCAGAACTCCTGCGGCTGGAGCCACGAGTTATAGGCGTGGGCAGTCCCGGTCCCGTGGACTCACAGCGCGGGGTCATCAGTTTCGCTCCCAACCTACGATGGAAAGATCTGCCCCTTGGCAGTGACCTCCAGAAACAGTTTGGTCTTCCAGTAGTCATCGATCACGATGCCAGGACGGCCGCCCGTGCCGAGATGTCGGTACGGGCGGACCTCCAGGATTGTGTATTTATCCCCATCGGTACTGGCATTTCCGCAGCTATCGTCAGCCGCGGAGAGATAATTCAGGGCGCCTTGGGTCAGGCCGGAGAACTGGGGCATATCCAGGTGTTTCCCGGCGGAGAAACCTGCTCGTGCGGGAGCGCCGGTTGCCTAGAGGTTTACGCCTCTGCCAGCGCCATCCTGAACCGCTACCGTGCAGCCGGCGGCACCAGGGCCAGTTCCACAGCTGACATTCCGAGCCTGATCAACGACGACCCTGTCGCGGCCCGAATCTGGTCCGAAGCCATTCATGCACTCGCCACGGCGGTGACCACGCTGACCTCCCTGTTGGATCCAGAAGAAATCATCATCGGGGGTGGCCTGGCAGTAGCGGGACCCACACTCCTGTCGCCCCTTCAGGCTGCAGTGGAGAGCATGCTTCCGTGGCGTAAACCGCCAGTGCTCAGCCTTTCCCGCGTTGGCCCATCGGCCGGGCTGCTTGGCGCGGCACTACTGGCCAGCTCAACCCTCACCAAGGCAACCCTCATCAAGACAACGCTCACCAAAGCATCAGGGGAGCAGTGAATCACCAACAGAAGTCCGTTATCGCCGGCCAGTTGAACACCGGCGTCGACCACTACGCGTCGGGAATTCTAGCCGTGGCCGACGGCGTCATTGCCTATGCCGGCGAGTCCAGCGGGTTCCCCTTAGAGGGCTGGCCGGATCCAGTAGTCGTGGATCCACGGCAGATCCTTGTCCCCGGATTTGTGGACGTTCACTGTCATGGCGGCTTCGGCACAGATTTCTCGTCGTCGTCGGAATCAAGCATCCGGCACGGCCTCCATCAGCTGCACCTGCACGGGGCAACAACGCTGGCGGCCAGTCTAGTCACCGCCGCCAGGGAAGACCTGCTCCAGGGCCTCACACTCTTTGCTTCACTGACCGAGGAGAATCTTGTCGCCGGCAGCCACCTTGAGGGGCCTTTCCTCTCGCACTGCCGTCGCGGTGCGCAGAACCCAGAGTGGCTACGGGAGCCTGACCCGGAGCTGACGCTGGAACTGCTCAACGCCGCCCAGGGCACGCTCCGGGTCATGACCTACGCCCCCGAACTTCCAGGTTCCACGCAGCTGCTGGAGCTCCTGACAGAACACGGCGTACTGCCCTCACTGGGACACACCGACGCCGACGCCGTCACGGCCGCAAAGTCCCTGGCTCACGTACGAGGGTTGCTGGCGTCCCACCCCCAGGAGAACCGACGGGCCGTGCCAACGATCACGCACCTCTTCAACGGCATGCCACCCATCCACCACCGTGCTCCGGGAGCCGCGCTGGCTTGTCTGCGCGATGCCGCCAAGGGCCAAGCGATCGTTGAGCTGATAGCAGACGGAAACCACGTGGATGCGTTCATGATCACCACAACCTTCGAACTTGCAGGGGCCGAGAACATTGCGCTGATCACGGACTCAATGGCCGCTGCCGGGCTCGACGACGGCATCCACCGGCTGGGCTCGAGTGAAGTACGCGTCAGTGACGGCCAGGCAACGCTGACCTCCACCGGCGCCATCGCCGGAGGCACAGCAACCATGGCCGACGTTCTGCGGACCACCCTTGCGGCAGGCGTGCCGTTCGCAGACGCGGTCCGTTCAGCGACCGTTGTCCCCGCGGGAATCCTTGGCCTATCCCACCGTGTCGGAAGCTTGTGCGCCGGAATGGACGCCGACGTCGTAGTCCTCAACGATCAGCACACGGTCTCTGCCGTCATGCGCAAGGGCAGCTGGATCAAGGACCTCGAGGCCGAGGTCGCTGAGTGAACGTGTTCCACCGCCTGTTGTGCAGATCGCGGGCTCTGGCGTGACTCTGTCATGCAGGTCAGGGGCTCGCGCGGCAATCCGGTGCCCCTGACGTGCACAACAGACCCGCGCCAAGGATGATGTACTGAACTCATGACCGACACCATGCGCTCGTCCGAGGACTGGTACGCCCGGGATCTTTCCGGCGAGGAGTTCACCGACGTCACGTTCTCTGATCTGGACCTGACGGAGGCGACGGCGACGGGCGCCTCTTTCGACCACTGCACGTTCAAGCGGGCGTCCTTCAACGTCGCCGCATTCACGGACAGCTCTTTCGCGAACTGCACGTTTGCGCACTGCAACTTTTTCGACGCCGCGTTCACCGGGTGCCGGATGGTGGGCAGCATATTCCAGAAGTGCAGCTTCAACATCACCAGGATCGACGGCGGCAACTGGTCCATGGTGGCGTTGCCGGGCGCCGAGCTGTCCAAGGCAGTGTTCAACTCCGTGCGGATGAGCGAGGCCGATCTGCGCGGGGTGAAGTGTTCTGGCGGTACGTTCCGCGACGTCGATCTCGGGGGTGCGTGGCTCGACGGCGCCGACTTCAGCGGGGCGGATCTGCGCGGCAGCAACCTCGTGTCCCTTGACCCGCAGGAAACAAATGTAAAAAAGGCTGTGGTAGACATGCAGCAGGCCATTGTTCTAGCAGGGAACCTCGGCCTTGATATCCGTCCAGACTGATCAGGTTCCATCATGAGCGCATTTTCTTCCGGCGCCGTCCGGATCGACGCATGGCTGTGGGCCATCCGCGCCTACAAAACCCGTTCCGCCGCGACCACCGCGTGCAGGGCCGGCCACGTCCGGCTCAATGACAAGCCCGCCAAGGCAGCACACATTGTGGTCCCCGGTGACACCATTCGCGTCCGCCAGCCGGGCTTCGAACGCATCCTTGAAGTACGCCAGCTGATCGCCAAGCGCGTTGGTGCAGAGGCGGCGTCGCACTGTTTCACTGACCACACGCCGGCGCGGCCCAAATTGCCAGCCCTTGGCCTACCGCAGCGCGACCGCGGTGCCGGCCGACCCACAAAGAAGGACCGCCGGGATCTCGACCGCCTGCGGGAAATGCGCGACGACGGTTAGGCGGTCTCCACTTCACGCTGCCAGCGATATTCGACCCATCCCACCGCGGGGAGTCCGCCCCACCGCGGAATCTGTTCCACTTTGGTCATCGGCAACCGCATCGTGCCTTGTCAGCTGGGCAACACGCCGTCGGGCCCTTCCAAAGATGGACAGACTCCGCGGCGAAGAAGAGGCACCGCGCAGAAAAGACTTAGAGCACTGGCCGCCCGGGCAGCATAGCCCACACCGGCTCGATGGGCCGTCCGCTGCGGAACTGCTTGTCATCCGGGTCCAGGCCCACCAGTTCTTCGAGCAGGTGGCGCGTGGGCGGCATGAGTTGCAGTGCGCCGTCGTCGGCTTCCGTGAGAATGGACCGAACGGAAGACCAGTGCGAGGAACTCGCTTCCGTGGTCTGATGGCGGGGGTCCAGCGAAGGTGCTGGCTGGGTGAGATAGAAGTAGGTGTCGAACCGTTTGGGCATGCCCGACGGCGTCACCCAGTTGGCCCATGGCGTCAGCTCGCCGGCCGTCAGGGAAGCCCCTGTTTCCTCCTCGACTTCGCGCAGCGCAGCGGCCAAAAGGATCGCCGACATCTCACGGGTTGAGCGCGCGCCGCCGTCGCTTATGGCGCTCTTCTGCCACGCGGAGGCGTGCCGTTCGGCTACCCGGGAAAGCTCAGGCTTTCGGGCGGTGACGTAGTCCTTGCCGTCTACACGGCCGCCGGGGAACACCACCATTCCGGCAGCGAAGTCCATGGTGTGCGCCCGGTTCTGGATGAACACCACGGGATCGTCGGCGTCGCGGCGCAGCATGATGACGCTGACCGCAAGACGGGGTAAAACGGGTGCTTCGGGCGCCGCTGGCATGGGACCTTCTTCCGGATACTTTCTCCACAGCAGACTACCCGTGTCTACGATTGGACCATGACAACGCCCGACGCCGGTTCCCCCGATCCCTTAAAGCGCAGCAGTCCCCTGACCCGGTTCAGGCTGGCCCCGAACCCTGGCCCCATGAGTCTGGAGGGGACCAACTCGTATGTCATTGGGGCTGGCACGGTGGTGGATCCCGGGCCCGACGACGAGGCGCACCTGCAGCTGCTGGCGTCCGTGGGGGATGTCCGGCTGATCCTCATCACGCATCGCCATCCGGACCACACGGCTGGCAGCGAACGCCTGCGCGAGCTGACAGGTGCACCCGTGCGTGCCCTGGCTGCGGAGCATTGCCACGGCGGGCGCCCACTGGTGGATGGCGAGGTGATCGACGCCGACGGCGTGGAGGTGCGTGTGCTCGCTACTCCCGGTCATACCTCTGATTCAGTCAGTTTTCACCTGCCCGACGACGGCATTAACGGCTCGGTGTTGACGGGTGACACGATCCTGGGCCGGGGCACCACGATCATCGACTACCCGGATGGTCGATTGGGCGCCTATCTAGAATCACTGGAGCTGCTCAGGGCGTTGGGGCCAGCCACGGTTCTGCCAGCGCACGGTCCGATCCTGCCGGATCTGAGCGCGGTGGCGGAAGCGTATTTGGAGCATCGGAGTCAGCGCCTCACCCAGGTCCGCGCAGCGCTTCAAGAGCTGGGACCGGAAGCAACGGTTGAGCAGGTAGCTGACCATGTTTATGGGGACGTGGATCCTTTGGTCCGCGGTGCGGCCGAGGCCTCAGTGGGCGCACAACTGGACTATTTACGAAGCGAATAGAGAGAAACGATGACGCAGCGAAAAGGTGTTCTGTTCGATGTCGACGGCACGCTCGTGGACAGCAACTACCTGCACGTTCTGTCTTGGTGGCAAGCGTTCCGGAAAGCCGGGCACGATGTTCCCATGGCGCAGATCCACCGGTGTGTGGGCATGGGCGGCGACAAACTGGTTGCGGAGCTTCTGGGCGATGATCGGGATATGGACCACGACGAGGCGTTGAAGGCCTCGCACGGCGCTGTCTACTCCACACATTGGCCGTCGTTGCGCACCCTTCCCGGCGCCAGAGATGTCCTGCTGCGCGCCCATGAGTCGGGACTCGCCGTCGTCCTCGCCTCTTCTGCAGAGCAGGCGGAATTGGATGTTCTGCGTCAGGTGATTGATGCCGACGACGCCATCGATGCGGCAACAAGCTCCACCGACGCAGAGGCCAGCAAGCCGGCGCCGAACATCCTTGAAGCGCCGCTGGAGGCCGTTGACGTGCGCTCGGAGAACGCAGTCTTTGTGGGCGACGCCGTGTGGGACGTTATCGCCGCGAAAGAACTCGGGATGCCGTGCATCGGTGTGGAGTCGGGCGGAACGACGGCGGCTCACCTCACCGAAGCCGGTGCCGTCGAGGTCTACAAGGACACCGCTGAGCTGCTTGCATCGTGGGAGAAGAGCGCGATCGGCAAACTGCTCGCAAAGCGCACAGACTAGTGACTGCGTTTCAGCCGAGGGGTGAAGGACGGCAGCGGGTCACGGGGGTAGCTGCGGCTGTCTGGGCGGCTGCATTCACTGAGGCGTTCGGGCTCATCAGCCCAAGCACTCTAGGGCGGGTCCGTCTGAAGAAGACCGCTGCCCTCGACGATGCGCTCGTGGCCATTGTTTACGACGATTGGCGAGGCGACATCGCTGGTTTCGTCTTCACCGTTTGTGACCTCAATGAAATCGATGCATCCCATCGGGACCCGGTGAATACGGCTAGGGGAATGGTGCTTGGGGAGCTCATCGAGCCCAGCCCGCACGGCCAGGTTCGGGACGTGGAACTCCTCCGACCACTCAACAACGAGTTTTCCGGCATTCGGTGGTGGGGCGACGTCCCGTAGTTGCCGACTTGCAGCGCGGCTAGCCCTTGTGCGGGAGCGACTTGGTCCGGGACACTCTCACGGACTTTCCTTTGCCCGCGACCTTCACGATCAGTCGGTAAATCGCGAACAGTCCGACCGACAGTAAAAGAACCATTGGTCCGAAGGAGCCAAGGGCTTCACCGAAGGTTGGAACGATCGGATTCTCGAGTGCGCGCATGGTGACGACACTACCGGTGCCGCGAAGAAAGTTTGTGCTGTAAGTCACTGGATATGCGCGTGGACCCTTCCGCAATGCAGTGCCTCATGTAAGGATCGAGAAGTCCCAATCATTCTCATCTGGAGGTCCAACCGTGACCAGAACTGTCCTTGCTCGGCGTACATCGGCGGCCTTCGCCGTCGTCGCCCTTGCTGCTTCCGCCATGGTCGGCAGCAGCGCCGCAGCAGCCCCCACCGTGGAGCCCGTCTCCACTCCTGTCCCGTTCGAGGCCGCCGACGGGCAGCTCATGAGCTACGTGGTCAACGCGAAGCGTGCCAACCGCGGCCAGACCAAACAGGTCGTCAAGGCCATCGAGGCAGCCGACGGCGTCGTCATCCAGCAGTGGCCACAAATCGGCGTGGTGGTGGTGCAGTCCAAGAGCGCAGACTTCCGTACTGACGTCATGAAGACCGGCAAGAACTTCGTCGAGTCCGTTGGTGCAACCCGCACGGCAACGGTCTCCGAGGGAACGCCCGAGGGCATCCTCACCCCGTGGGCTGATCAGCGCCAGCGTCGTATGACAACGGACGCACAGGCCAAGGCGGACCTCAAATACGGCAACGCAACCTATGAGGGTGCCGCTGTCGATCCGCGCGAAAGCGAACAATGGGATATGGCCCAGATCAATGCTGATCAGGCGCACGAGGTCACTGACGGGTCCCGTGACGTGCTCGTCGGCGTTCTGGACAGCGGCATCGACGCCGATCATCCGGATCTGCAGCCCAACATCGATGTTGCGGCTTCAGTGAACTGCTCCAACGCCGGCAAGCCGGACACCTCCGCAACCGGTTGGCAGCCCACCACCTCTTCGCACGGCACACACGTTGCAGGCACGGTGGCCGCCGCCCGCAACGGCGTCGGCATTGTTGGTGTTGCGCCCGGTGTGCGCATGGCTTCGGTGAAGGTAGTGAGCGACGACGGTTACATCTATCCCGAATACGCTGTCTGCGGTTTCATGTGGGCGGGAATGCAGGGCATGGACGTGACCAACAACAGCTACTTCGTTGATCCGCTGACTTTCTGGTGTGGCGACCAGCCTGATCAGGCTGCGGTACGCACCGCCGTCGAGCGCGCTGTCACGTGGTCTACCGACCAGGGAGTTGTCCACGCAGCGGCTGCAGGTAATGCCGCCTACGACCTGTCCAACAAGACCACGGACACCGGCAGCCCCAATGATGGGACCGCCGTCGACCGCCAAATCAACAACGACTGCAAGGACATTCCCACGGAGCTACCGGGCGTTGTGACCGTTTCCTCGACCGATCAGGCGACGGCGCTGTCCTCGTTCTCCAACCGTGGACTGGATACGATCGACGTAGCTGCTCCGGGTTCGCGGATCCTGTCCACGCTGCCCGACAACTCTTACGGCTCGTTGAGCGGCACGTCCATGGCGTCACCGCACGTGGCCGGTGTTCTGGCTCTGATGAAATCCGCTCACCCGAGCTGGACTCCCGCACAGATGATCAAGCAGTTGCGCAAGCAGGCGATGGACCACGAGTGCGCACCCGCATCCTCACCGCGGGGCGCTGAGTGCATCGGCACCCTGGAAAACAACAGCTACTACGGAGAAGGCATCACGGACGCACTCGCCGCCGTACGCTAAATCCCCAACAAGTATCTGGCCGGGGCTGTGACCCCGGCCAGATGCATGTCCGACCCGAGGTGTAGCCTGAGCAGGTGAGAAACGAGACCCTGTGGGAAGCGAAAAAGCGGGATAATCCCGGCCATTCAGCCTGGTACATCGAGCGGTTTGAGCAGATGCGCGCCGATGGTGCAGATCTGCACGGTGAGGCACGGCTGATCGACGCCATGGCATCCCGTAACGCTCGAATTCTGGACGCGGGCTGCGGGCCCGGGCGGATCGGCGGCGAGCTTGCGCTTCGCGGTCACCAAGTGGTGGGCGTCGACGTCGATCCTGAACTCATTCAGGCCGCTCAGGAGACCCACCCCGACGTCGAATGGCACGTTGGTGATCTGAGCGAACTGGACCTGCACGACGGCGGCGGCCGCTCAGCCTTTGATCTCATCGTCTGTGCGGGCAATGTCATGACCTTCCTGGCCCCGGGCACTTCTGACGATGTTTTGCGGAACTTCGCGGCGCATCTCTCGGCCGAAGGCAGGGCCGTTGTGGCCTTCGGGGCTGGCCGTGGCTACAGTTTCGACACATTCCTTTCCGACGTCGACGCGGCTGGACTCACGTGCGACACACGGTTCTCCACGTGGGAGCTGCGGCCGTGGACGACGACGTCGGACTTTCTCGTAGCTGTGCTGTCTCTGGCGGAGTAAAGACTGACATACACTTCTGGCTAATAACTGAAAACAAAAGTTGGGGAACTTATGAACACGGCATCCACAGCCATGCGCAATTCGCGGTGGCGACAAAAAGCTGCGCAGCTCACAACGACGGTACTTGCCGGTCTAGTCTTCATCGCTTCGTCAGGCTGCTCACCGTCGAGCGACGCGAAAACCGCCGAAGTGGTCCGCGTGGTCGACGGTGACACGCTGGTTGTCCTCATCGGGTCCGAAGAGGAAACCGTCCGGCTGCTCAACGTGGACACACCGGAGACAAAAGACCCCAACAAACCGGTCGAGTGTATGGGCCTGGAAGCCACCTCGTTCCTGAAGCAGCTGACGCCACCGGGCACCAAGGTTGGCCTGGATTACGACGTCGAGCGTGAGGATCGCTACGGACGCACGTTGGCCGCTGTATTTCTGGCCGATGAGACGTTCGTCAACGCGGAAATCGTAAAAAACGGCTTCGGTGTACCCGCTGTATTCGAACCAAACCGCAAGTATTATGACCAAGTCCTCGCCGCTCAAGGTGACGCAGAGCAGTCGCAGGCGGGCCTTTACGACGACGCCGCCGAGTGCAGCCTTCCCTCCGAGTTGGACAACGCTGTTGAAGCTCTCGAGGCCGCCGCCGAATTGCCCGTAGGCACAACAGCCGCCACCGCTGTCACAGCCTTTACTGCTTTGGCTGCAGCTCTGGCAGGAGCCAAAGCGTTGAATGAGCTCATTGAAGCCGCCCAGGACACAGCCTGGGTGACAGCAATTGCCGGCACCAAGTCGGTAGCTCTGCTATCCCGCCTCGA
This region of Arthrobacter roseus genomic DNA includes:
- a CDS encoding NUDIX hydrolase; protein product: MPAAPEAPVLPRLAVSVIMLRRDADDPVVFIQNRAHTMDFAAGMVVFPGGRVDGKDYVTARKPELSRVAERHASAWQKSAISDGGARSTREMSAILLAAALREVEEETGASLTAGELTPWANWVTPSGMPKRFDTYFYLTQPAPSLDPRHQTTEASSSHWSSVRSILTEADDGALQLMPPTRHLLEELVGLDPDDKQFRSGRPIEPVWAMLPGRPVL
- a CDS encoding thermonuclease family protein, which produces MNTASTAMRNSRWRQKAAQLTTTVLAGLVFIASSGCSPSSDAKTAEVVRVVDGDTLVVLIGSEEETVRLLNVDTPETKDPNKPVECMGLEATSFLKQLTPPGTKVGLDYDVEREDRYGRTLAAVFLADETFVNAEIVKNGFGVPAVFEPNRKYYDQVLAAQGDAEQSQAGLYDDAAECSLPSELDNAVEALEAAAELPVGTTAATAVTAFTALAAALAGAKALNELIEAAQDTAWVTAIAGTKSVALLSRLDRQIVATEKRHSIVGAEVKRLEKAEAAAATKAKAVKEKKVAAAKAEKAHTEAVAKQAREAAAIEAEQEREAAIERERIRNLPPAPAPYAPPAPAPYVPAPAPYIPPVQQDPYPGYTGPRCYAPGGKSWKPCP
- a CDS encoding RNA-binding S4 domain-containing protein, translated to MSAFSSGAVRIDAWLWAIRAYKTRSAATTACRAGHVRLNDKPAKAAHIVVPGDTIRVRQPGFERILEVRQLIAKRVGAEAASHCFTDHTPARPKLPALGLPQRDRGAGRPTKKDRRDLDRLREMRDDG
- a CDS encoding ROK family protein codes for the protein MTTMNQAAVLAVDIGGTTIKAAIFVGNELVSEPISVPTFSATSNAYNSVVTAVETLVRQAELLRLEPRVIGVGSPGPVDSQRGVISFAPNLRWKDLPLGSDLQKQFGLPVVIDHDARTAARAEMSVRADLQDCVFIPIGTGISAAIVSRGEIIQGALGQAGELGHIQVFPGGETCSCGSAGCLEVYASASAILNRYRAAGGTRASSTADIPSLINDDPVAARIWSEAIHALATAVTTLTSLLDPEEIIIGGGLAVAGPTLLSPLQAAVESMLPWRKPPVLSLSRVGPSAGLLGAALLASSTLTKATLIKTTLTKASGEQ
- a CDS encoding class I SAM-dependent methyltransferase yields the protein MRNETLWEAKKRDNPGHSAWYIERFEQMRADGADLHGEARLIDAMASRNARILDAGCGPGRIGGELALRGHQVVGVDVDPELIQAAQETHPDVEWHVGDLSELDLHDGGGRSAFDLIVCAGNVMTFLAPGTSDDVLRNFAAHLSAEGRAVVAFGAGRGYSFDTFLSDVDAAGLTCDTRFSTWELRPWTTTSDFLVAVLSLAE
- a CDS encoding HAD family hydrolase codes for the protein MTQRKGVLFDVDGTLVDSNYLHVLSWWQAFRKAGHDVPMAQIHRCVGMGGDKLVAELLGDDRDMDHDEALKASHGAVYSTHWPSLRTLPGARDVLLRAHESGLAVVLASSAEQAELDVLRQVIDADDAIDAATSSTDAEASKPAPNILEAPLEAVDVRSENAVFVGDAVWDVIAAKELGMPCIGVESGGTTAAHLTEAGAVEVYKDTAELLASWEKSAIGKLLAKRTD
- a CDS encoding MBL fold metallo-hydrolase, which codes for MTTPDAGSPDPLKRSSPLTRFRLAPNPGPMSLEGTNSYVIGAGTVVDPGPDDEAHLQLLASVGDVRLILITHRHPDHTAGSERLRELTGAPVRALAAEHCHGGRPLVDGEVIDADGVEVRVLATPGHTSDSVSFHLPDDGINGSVLTGDTILGRGTTIIDYPDGRLGAYLESLELLRALGPATVLPAHGPILPDLSAVAEAYLEHRSQRLTQVRAALQELGPEATVEQVADHVYGDVDPLVRGAAEASVGAQLDYLRSE
- a CDS encoding S8 family peptidase encodes the protein MTRTVLARRTSAAFAVVALAASAMVGSSAAAAPTVEPVSTPVPFEAADGQLMSYVVNAKRANRGQTKQVVKAIEAADGVVIQQWPQIGVVVVQSKSADFRTDVMKTGKNFVESVGATRTATVSEGTPEGILTPWADQRQRRMTTDAQAKADLKYGNATYEGAAVDPRESEQWDMAQINADQAHEVTDGSRDVLVGVLDSGIDADHPDLQPNIDVAASVNCSNAGKPDTSATGWQPTTSSHGTHVAGTVAAARNGVGIVGVAPGVRMASVKVVSDDGYIYPEYAVCGFMWAGMQGMDVTNNSYFVDPLTFWCGDQPDQAAVRTAVERAVTWSTDQGVVHAAAAGNAAYDLSNKTTDTGSPNDGTAVDRQINNDCKDIPTELPGVVTVSSTDQATALSSFSNRGLDTIDVAAPGSRILSTLPDNSYGSLSGTSMASPHVAGVLALMKSAHPSWTPAQMIKQLRKQAMDHECAPASSPRGAECIGTLENNSYYGEGITDALAAVR
- a CDS encoding amidohydrolase family protein yields the protein MNHQQKSVIAGQLNTGVDHYASGILAVADGVIAYAGESSGFPLEGWPDPVVVDPRQILVPGFVDVHCHGGFGTDFSSSSESSIRHGLHQLHLHGATTLAASLVTAAREDLLQGLTLFASLTEENLVAGSHLEGPFLSHCRRGAQNPEWLREPDPELTLELLNAAQGTLRVMTYAPELPGSTQLLELLTEHGVLPSLGHTDADAVTAAKSLAHVRGLLASHPQENRRAVPTITHLFNGMPPIHHRAPGAALACLRDAAKGQAIVELIADGNHVDAFMITTTFELAGAENIALITDSMAAAGLDDGIHRLGSSEVRVSDGQATLTSTGAIAGGTATMADVLRTTLAAGVPFADAVRSATVVPAGILGLSHRVGSLCAGMDADVVVLNDQHTVSAVMRKGSWIKDLEAEVAE
- a CDS encoding pentapeptide repeat-containing protein, giving the protein MTDTMRSSEDWYARDLSGEEFTDVTFSDLDLTEATATGASFDHCTFKRASFNVAAFTDSSFANCTFAHCNFFDAAFTGCRMVGSIFQKCSFNITRIDGGNWSMVALPGAELSKAVFNSVRMSEADLRGVKCSGGTFRDVDLGGAWLDGADFSGADLRGSNLVSLDPQETNVKKAVVDMQQAIVLAGNLGLDIRPD